In the genome of Pagrus major chromosome 17, Pma_NU_1.0, the window tttttcaaaactacatagtgcacctttaaagcacgTGATTATCTGACATCTGACATCAGCGTTGATGTTTGGAAGAAcaacttttaatactttaaattaatttataatattgtactttttaattttaacacTTTACCTTTATTATCGACACATTcaattttctgctgctttaacaCCCTGAACACACTCTACTGATCATTAACCAtgtgcctcttcttcttctgtgtcatACCGCCCTCTACTGCTCTGTCAGCATTTTCTGCTCCAACATCTGTTCACTGCTCAAGGTCGCAACATCTGCAGTATGTCCACCATAATGCCAAAAATACTTGTGACCTTCCTGTGGGAACCTACACTGCATCTGCGGATTCGACggtataaatgtatttattacttTAAATATCATGTGCAATGTTACTTTTTCACTGTTCAATAGCACTTATGTTATATATTACCTTCTTCTACTTCTTAATATCATTATATATACTGCCTCTTCTcgtttagtttttattgtagTTTACTTATTTTCCTTaaatcaccttttttaaaatttttattgttattctatTCAACATTAATAATCACCACGCATTTACACCATTTTTTGTTATTAGTCaattgtgtttttgcattttgctcCTATGTTGGtacatttttaagcattttctgGCACAAGAATTTCCATCGAGTTTAATAAAGTCCTATTTTATCTTATAATAATATTTCTAGTAGTGTTTTCAAATTCATGGTACACCAATAGATCTTTCATAAAGCATGTGAGGTTTTGATTGCTTTATAAATTAAACTGTAAAGAATTTATACCTCCACTCGACTACATTTTGACTCCACAGCATTTATTCGCtcgttactagttactttgcagtgTTTTACAGGTCTTTTGGAGTACTacagcatatgtgaaaaaactgTAAAGCTTggctgtggctccagaggaagctgcatgtaatctgataaattacttaccatgatgtcacacagtggctaatttgcattgtgggtaatgtaggcaccagtttttgaaaaggaagaagaatgcatgtaagaaaaaaggagatatctctggttctgcagtatttatttttaatcttttttttaagctgtccataatgagtcaaACAGTTGCGCTTTAAGGATAAACAAGACCGGTCCAGTCTTAAAGGTACTTGTTTAGGACACAACCAGTGTGTCAACTAAAGCTGACAACAGCCCATGATTGTCAGTGTACCAGTTGTTCTCTGTTGGCCTaagttagtttttctttttctttatggGTTTTTGTTTAGATCAAGAAGGAcataaattgtattattatgtCAAAACAATATATATGGCATAAACCAAGAACATAGAGGGAGATGATGACACATCCAAACTGTATGGCCAGGAAAAAAGCCAAATCTATCATGTTGAATTGTGGGCTAACCATAGCTGACAAAGCACAGGAATAGTACAGACGAGTAGcacttttgttaaaaaaaatctatgctCTAAGAAATAATACTTTGATTAAAAAGACCAACGAGATTGCTTTCTTGTCCTTTCTGTCTCACTTGTCCTGTTATTGATTGTGAATCGATGTCATGTGCAGTTTGTGACACTGTCAATGTCACAGACCACCAATTGAAAACAGTCTTGACCTTTGTGAACACATCATTACTCTGTAATCAACCTATTTCACAATCTTCTCTTGAGTGCATCCTAGAAGGACTGAAGCAATCTAAAACACTGATGAAATGAGTCAGGTAATCATAATGTGGACCTCCAGAGGTTGGAGAACTGTATGTTCTGAATTGAGTCCCTGAAGTGACCCTCTTCTCCACGCATACAGTAAAGTAAACCTCCCGACAGGCTTTTAACAACAAAGACATGCATCTAACTACCTGGcagaaacaatgaaatggttTCCTGCTCTTTCAGCTATgtgtgaaaaatacaaaatatactgCAAAGTGGTGTACTCAAACATTTCTGTAAGGATTTCAAAACAGAtataaatgaaacacaacatttacacaacTTTTACCATAAAGATACTAACCTCTAACCCCAAGTTTTACTTATCACTGTAATTAAGAGAGATATTGATGTTATATTTTTCAGAGCAAAGTTTTATTAAATCAGCTTAACATGTCCTCAATAGTCATCAAGGCATTTCATAAACAGTAAATACAACTCGGTAATATAATCTACCGAGAATAAATCAATATTCTGGAAAATACAGACATCAATGTAAACAGCATTAACACTCAATCAATATCTCTTTCAGCTGCCTCCACCTCTACTGGCTGTGAGTAGAAGCTCAGTTCATAGTTTAGAGtgtattaaaaagaaatccCTGTTGTGATGTGTGCATGTCTGAATAGTGGCTAAACTCACATATTCACGTCTGCTCTctcaaaaacaatttaaaagcACATTACTGTCTTTAAACAGGGAGGTTAAAAGCAGCTTTGTCGTGCGGGACATATGTTATAACAGTAACACTTAGAAATGTGAAGACTTTAACTCCACATCTTTCTCCCATGTGGAGCTGGGCTGCTTTATTGTCTCACTAATGGAGGAGAGAGTTGAGAGGTTTTCAGGTTGGTCCGGGTCAGGCAGCTGCCATTCGATGAAAATCAAATACATGAAAGTGCCTGTTACAGCTCCTATAGGTGGAGCCACCAGGGGTACCCAGAACCAGTAGTTGTAACACCTGGAGAGCAGATTAACAACAGACAAGAGTTTGTTTCtaggaacaaaaacacaaaagggatgataatgttgctctctGTCTTAACAAGTTAATCACAGCACTTTTATAAGGCCACATTATGTCAGGGCTGTATGTTTGACAGCATGTTATGGAGTTTTTCTGCCTCCTAGTGGTCAAGAATCAATTAATTCAGCTGTAATCAATTAGATTAGATTCCACTGAATAGCCATAGGGTTATAAGATCATATCAGGTAATGGGTCACACTGGGTCATACTCAGATGTTCTGTAACAAGCTGACACTTCATGTTCCTTTGATTTGCAGAAAACAGCTCTAACCTCTGATAACCTCTGACATATATGATGTTCAGAGAAACCAAAGGTCACAGACCTGTAACAGAGGAAGACAATGTCCCTCTTCACATGTCATTATAAGAGTTTGAATGAGTTTGTAGCTTCATCAGAGactctttaaaatgtttcataagAGATATCTGTCCTTACCTTATCTGccttgaaatgtgtttttttagtgCTGCGTGTCTTTACTGTGATAGATAATGTATATGTAGCTAAAGATAAGATACTCACGTGAAGACCTCTGTGCCCCAGCCTGCAGTCAGGGTAAAGAGGCGCGGCCCCAGGTCCCTCGCAGGATTGATTGCGGCACCGCAGTTACCAGACATTGACATGGAGATCCCCAGGACGATCACTGCCACTATCGCAGGGATCAGCTCTGTGGGAGCCGGGGTATTCCTCTTTTCACCCAAACACAGGATGCACAACATCAGCATGCCAGTGCCCACGACCTGATGGAAGTAGAAATGCAGCAATTATAAGTTCACTGAAGAAACAGCTGTTAAAGTActaattcaattaaaataaatcctCCCACTGACCTGGTCAAGGAAACTTCTGCCCAAAGTCATGTACTGTGAGGGATACGTGGCAAATATAGACGCCGTCTCATTTGGGCCATATACAGTCAAATCTCCTCCACTGAAGTCCATTATAGCatctgagacagaaacagaggtcATGTAGGAAAACTACTGTACAAACAGATTCACATacacagaaaaagtattttccTCAGATAATCCAAAATATCTAAGGTGTTCCACTACTAGCTACTCTGAAGAGATTGGTGTTTGGTGTATTGACACAGGGGCCCAGGTGTCAGAGCATCTGTTGCTAACATTTCTTTGCAAAAGTAAATTTAAgactacaaaaatacacaaaatgacaacagagacaaaaacaaaaaataccaaaaagaagacaaacgactacaaaaatacactttcaatCTGGCTGTGCTCATATAAAGGAGGGGCGGGGGGGTCTTTAATATGTCTGTACCCAGGGTGTACTTGCCAACCCTTCCCATTTTCTTAGGATACTCCCGATTTATGACTAattttcacacttcacacatACTCAAAGAAATTTCAGACGTCCGAGAAAGAAGAATTGCTACTTCTTACagaaagttttaaaggaaaggggAATGAATTTTATAAAATCTGCCACTCTGCTGTTCGCATCGACATCAATCATCAGCGAGGGGCTGAAAAACACAGGGCAGTGCACAGACTCTCTAGGggacaggggaaaaaaactgaatgaattaatgaaacTGCTGAAAATAAGTTTATGCCAGAGACTCGTGAGTTCACGCCAGAGGGGTCAGTTATTCTGCACAAAAATGGTGTTACATTgttcttgttattttgttgtttttcttattttgtattTCGTTCCTTAAAAGTCACCAGAAGGCAAAAAAGTCTCTGAAACTCAAATTTTCCGGGTGGAAGGACCCCCGAATTTTAGAGGTCTCAAGGTTGGCAAGTAGGACCCAGGAGCCCGTTATTTTTGAAGCCCTAAATTTTGTCTTCTCCCTGTGCTGCAACTATAAAAATACAGCTGGAGAGCAAGACACATCTAAAAACAAGAGGCGCTTCACCACAACTATAAAATAGTCAATCACCAATAGATAAGCATAATAAATCTCACATGGTACTATGAATTAGACCAGTGTTGATAAACTGGGTCAGGTCAGTGAGCTAACAAGAAACAGACCAAGGTATTCAAATCTTTTCTTTGAGCTATCACCCATCTGTGTGTCACTGATGAAGTGTTTGAGGTGCATGAAAGACTAACCATAGTAGACCAGGTAGACGAGCGCTGATGCCACGTACGCCCCCAGCAGCTGGGAGAGGCAGTAGGGCACCAGCCTTCCCCATCGCACCTGTCCCAGCACACAGAAACTCAGACTCACCGCCGGGTTCAGATGAGCACctacagagaaaaacaggagatggaggcagaggaagacaggaaggaagAAGATAGAAGTGAATTATAGTGAGAGGGAGACTAGAAGGTAATGAAATCTCAGATTATTTGTAGCCATATAGTGTGCCAACTAAGAGTAATTGTATTCTGCTGGATATCAGTCAGTGAAGACCTTGAGAAGCTGGACAAGGCCTCTTTGCAGAGAGCGCCAGACATTAGTGTAATAAATCTGGAGTGCTCGGTAATGCAGTAATGGAAAAGTCATAACTCAGAGTGTGAGGCAGCAAAGTGAATCCTGAcattgtgtattttactgtatgttaatCTCTCAAGGATGTCAGTGAAGACAGTGAGTTAAAAGATCACAAGAAAAGTTCATGTCCATTATTTTACCTGTGATGCCCTTGGTGAGATACATAGCTGACATCACGCCCACAGAGAAGGCCATGTTTACTGACAGGAACTGGccctttgtctctctgctcGTCTTCACCTGCGCCGCAGCGGAGCAGCCAAAGAGCTTCACACGGCAGATAAAGGGAGCAGAGTGagcgagagaaaaaaatattcaggggAACAAGAAACGAGCCCTCCATGGAAGAAAATACTGACATCCAAGCTCGCTTCAAACAGATACTTGCATGAATGCATGCACACTAACGGCTCTCTTGTGATTGATTAATTACATATAGGTCAAACAAACTTATCAGAGATGAATTTGAGGTTGTGaaaatttaattaattcattaaccTGTAAACTTTGACCTTGTAATGGAACGTCGTATCTAAATGACCATATAGCATCCCCTCACAGATgagagggaacacacacacatgcagtatgCAGGATTTTTCTGATGAAATCTTAATGGTCAATGAATCACTAATagatattgttttattatctgtttATAGGTCACCCTGACCTGCAATAAACCCTAAAATGAGTTGTGTAAAATGGTTAACGTTAATGCCAAATGTTTAATGGCCCTTGAAACTTTTGCAACAGTAGTCAGGTAAAATGATGACACGTGAAAGGTCAGGATTATCATGTCAGCTCAACTTGGATCATGTTAATCTATCCATGTatttaaaatatcataaaatgtTGTTAGTCCATtaatatttgtataaatatgaCTACATAAATATTGTAAACTAACTAATTCAAGAAATCTTCACCACTTTAACTGAATAATATTGGAAGCATTAAAATCCAAATATCACCTTGGTTCTGGACAGTGATTTGATGATTTTTGAAAAGCTGTCTCTATGTGACTTCAGTCTAAAACTGCACAAGGGGTTCAAGTGCCACATGTAAAATGAATATTATTCAATAAAAAGAGCCCAAAACACATATACAATCTTTGCAAATTAGTTTGATTTCTGGAAAAATAAAGCACTACATTGCAAACTTCAGAGCAGCTTTCACACTGTAATATTAccagtgagtttttttttttaattaataaaagaaACCTTCAACTTAAGGACGCACTAAAATGCCCCATGTACTCAAAActaagaaaaaaacttttttaaaaaataagataaaaataaataaaatgattttttaaaattacttaaGCTAAATAGTTATGGGACAAAAAAAATTTCTTGAGAAAATGAtggaatttttttcttttttggaagGGATTTACAGAAACTccaaataaactgaaaacagcACGGATCTTGTTTGTACCCTCGAAACCAAAAAGCCAACTCAACGAGCGTCACCTACCAGCAGGACAAAAGTTCCCAAAAACTCAGCCATGCACTCTCGCACCAGAGCGTTCCTCACTCTCAGAGCTCGTAGCTTCATCATCGCTGATGTTAGATCGCTCTTCTCATCTCACACTGAactctgtctctgttgtagACCAGCTGTGTGTCCAGGAGCTGATGTGGTGGTGTTAATGAAGGAGGTGATGACAAACCACTTCTCAGAACTTCCACCTGAGCGTCCGAGGACCTGTGCACTGtatccctccttctcttccttctctttctccacaGCTGCTCAAACACTATTACTCATTTATTGGGTTGTCACACCTCCAGAAGCTGCTCATATTAACAGAGGCCATAAAGAACAATGTGATTACATGTTGACTGAACAGAGCGAGGGCAATAAAACGCAGAGGCAGAATCATATATAATCAATCACAGATGTTAATGACAAATTGGCATCTATActtatgttttttattctttaagtCATCTGTGTCAGGACAGCCTGGCTTAACCCTGTAGGTTCTGTGAATGGATATGGAAAAAAAGCTATAGATAGGTGGACAAATGTACAACAATATTGTCACTGGTGTGGTGAAACACTCCTGGTGATTGTTAGATAAGATAATTGATCATGAAGCTTCCCTCATCATCAAAGACAAAGATATCACCATCGTCCCTCACAGTGAACTCTGTACTCCTAATAAATTATGTAACCATAATAATTGCTGTTGAGGAGAAGCGTTATTGCTGACCAGCGAGGCACATGCATGGGGTGAAAGAATGTGTCGACATTGTAGGTTATATTTTCGAATTTGAAGAtttgagtgaaaatgaaatgatgtcTATCTCTCCATAACATAAACTTTGACACAGTATGGAGACTGCAAAAGCTACATCAACAGCTAGTATGACATCTTATCACATCTACTTGTGAGGTGTATCGCTGTTTggtagtaaaagtacagatagCTTTGTCCCGAGGGCTTTTTCTGTGCTGGTGGATTGATAACATCTAGCACCTAAATGTCCCATACTGTGTATAGTAGGAAACACAGATAGATTCTCTGTAAGCATTGTAACATTCGTAACATTGGGTTGTCTTGCTGCTTGCTGaaatttgttttgtgttcaaaGAGAAGAACTCCAAGCTTGAGCAGTGATGGATTATTTTATAGACTTAATAGGAAAGAGATGCTGCCACATTAAAGCACCCTGATCGGGGTCTAGAGAGagatcccatttccaattttttatCCCTATGCCTTGTTTTGGAGTGACCCCTTGCGCCTCACAACAGAGTTGGAGGGCACAGTGATTGAGAATATCCTCCTATTAAATGGGAAGACCCTCGTATGCATCAGTCATCAACGGCGTTCACTTAAACAGATGAGGCTGGTCATTTCCAATATGGCATCTTCAGctggtgatttctcttgtgttactgtggcaTTCCTGGTTTTATTTCGATTACattttgccatttatctgatggaggtACAAAAGCATGGATGTTTGGATGGATGAACTTCCCCCCTATCAATCAAGATATCAAGTGAAAAAGAACATTGCTTCATTATCTGGCCACTAGCTGTGCTTTAAAGGCTAGAGGAGCGGCAACAAGTGCTGCAACTTCGCTGCTGGAGAGATTAAAAGGGGGGAAATGCAACATTGAGAGACGTCTGCAAACTAGCAGAGAATAGGACCATAATACACTGAGACAACAGAGAGTTTTTATAACCCCTCTATCCTAACAAGAATCAGGACAACTACCCCTCGACGTGAAGGCACAAAATGGagggctaagtggtaggggcaCCGGGTATATTGGGATCGGCCCTTGATCTACTGTCTGGATTATGTGTACTGGTGTTTTACATGATGAGCTACAACAATCAGATTTCCAAGCATCATATTGATCTAAATA includes:
- the aqp10a gene encoding aquaporin-10a, whose product is MMKLRALRVRNALVRECMAEFLGTFVLLLFGCSAAAQVKTSRETKGQFLSVNMAFSVGVMSAMYLTKGITGAHLNPAVSLSFCVLGQVRWGRLVPYCLSQLLGAYVASALVYLVYYDAIMDFSGGDLTVYGPNETASIFATYPSQYMTLGRSFLDQVVGTGMLMLCILCLGEKRNTPAPTELIPAIVAVIVLGISMSMSGNCGAAINPARDLGPRLFTLTAGWGTEVFTCYNYWFWVPLVAPPIGAVTGTFMYLIFIEWQLPDPDQPENLSTLSSISETIKQPSSTWEKDVELKSSHF